One genomic segment of Acanthochromis polyacanthus isolate Apoly-LR-REF ecotype Palm Island chromosome 9, KAUST_Apoly_ChrSc, whole genome shotgun sequence includes these proteins:
- the tgs1 gene encoding trimethylguanosine synthase isoform X1, with the protein MMLERSRLTVMADIILSRRHSSNGDETIHCRCSRAFVQDRELYRSDNRQLSDDQTNTKVQEADDKEEEAEKEMLDDETQLMASMGLPLAFVSSSDKRTVGKRSNRMAVTCWEEAAEEEKGQYGLEVDNKEELQEALETQDCHDVHGLYESDEPLVCDLWVTGGIQDAGWENYWAQQGETLLWSNWLEKHPETKLLFAVDPGTVTAPWDNPDTKAAWDKHAAETYYSYWELYMYWAAQGWTTEQSVGIGNTGGEEAAGLMDRDIPAQSAGQRKGQTEAQSQKREDDVEVLNDLFEQTCMLKTGDQSDRQCVSVVDPKQQSERELCGSDEPSDGGNDRKRSAASSQQNTAEQTASDPQQAAVRPERQYDARKMPDKGEDDDDDDDKPDRGGYSKLKRSHELDVEESPHLTPEEAWSKLRLKHNPEPQFDSVISFKGRPGPKCKRTRRAVCSINKHTRFSVMDEDSAQPQISTPVCKVKNFLEMVKKATHFDQCEVEGGNSSEVKPPFLVEVIGEEERRRSKELKSVEKEEESLKEEGSNCASSLEAERSKCTLPNTPFNFASGSVDSERKEEVKDQPWRQLTCQQNMSDVPEELNMKDVKKPKKKNGRRGRNQEIPAEMAADPELAKYWAQRYRLFSHFDEGIKLDREGWFSVTPERIAEHIALRVDHSFSDSHLVIDAFCGVGGNAIQFALTGKRVLAIDIDAIRLDMARHNAAIYRVADRIDFLQGDFLQLAPRLRGDVVFLSPPWGGPDYLTAEVFDISAMMEPDGFEIFRLAKMISDNIVYFLPRNADMDQVVSLAGPGGKVEVEQNFLNNKLKTVTAYFGNLIKCDSN; encoded by the exons ATGATGCTGGAGCGGAGCAGATTGACAGTGATGGCGGATATCATCTTAAGCAGGAGACACTCGTCTAACGGGGATGAGACGATTCACTGTCGCTGCTCAAGAGCCTTCGTGCA GGATCGAGAATTATATCGTTCTGATAACAGACAGCTCTCCGACGACCAAACAAATACTAAAGTCCAAG AAGCAGACGATAAagaagaggaggcagagaaggaGATGCTGGATGATGAGACTCAGCTTATGGCCAGCATGGGTCTGCCTTTGGCCTTTGTCAGCTCATCTGATAAAAGGACAGTG GGGAAGAGGTCTAACAGGATGGCTGTCACATGCTGGGAAGAAGCAGCTGAAGAAGAGAAAGGTCAATACGGTCTAGAGGTTGACAACAAAG AAGAGTTACAGGAggcactggaaactcaagactgtcaTGATGTTCATGGTCTTTACGAGT ctGATGAGccgctggtgtgtgatttatggGTGACAGGAGGGATTCAAGATGCTGGGTGGGAAAACTACTGGG CTCAACAAGGAGAAACTCTGCTATGGAGCAACTGGCTTGAGAAACATCCAGAGACTAAACTGCTGTTTGCAGTAGACCCTGGAACAGTGACTGCTCCTTGGGACAACCCAGATACAAAGGCTGCCTGGGACAAGCATGCTGCAGAGACCTATTACTCTTACTGGGAGCTGTACATGTATTGGGCAGCACAAGGCTGGACCACTGAGCAGTCTGTTGGTATTGGGAACACTGGTGGGGAAGAGGCAGCAGGGTTGATGGACAGAGATATTCCAGCACAATCAGCTGGACAAAGGAAGGGGCAAACTGAAGCTCAGAGCCAAAAAAGAGAAGATGACGTTGAGGTTTTGAACGATCTGTTTGAACAAACCTGCATGTTAAAGACAGGTGATCAGAGTGACAGACAGTGCGTGAGTGTGGTTGATCCCAAACAGCAGTCAGAGAGAGAGCTCTGTGGGTCAGATGAGCCTTCTGATGGTGGGAATGATCGCAAGAGATCTGCTGCCTCCTCACAGCAGAACACAGCTGAACAAACGG CTTCAGATCCCCAGCAGGCTGCTGTTAGACCTGAGAGACAGTATGACGCAAGGAAGATGCCAGATAAAggagaggatgatgatgatgatgatgacaaacCGGATCGAGGAGGATACAGTAAACTCAAACGCAG TCATGAGCTGGATGTGGAGGAGAGCCCACATCTGACACCTGAGGAAGCTTGGAGTAAACTCAGACTCAAACACAACCCAGAGCCTCA GTTTGACAGTGTGATAAGCTTTAAAGGCAGACCTGGTCCAAAGTGTAAGAGGACTAGGAGAGCAGTCTGCAGCATCAACAAGCACACCAGGTTCTCTGTGATGGATGAAGATAGCGCACAGCCACAGATCAGCACCCCCGTCTGCAAG GTCAAAAATTTCCTTGAAATGGTCAAGAAAGCGACTCACTTTGACCAGTGTGAGGTGGAAGGAGGAAACTCATCAGAGGTCAAGCCTCCATTTCTTGTAGAAGTGATaggagaagaagagaggaggaggagcaagGAGCTGAAGAGtgttgaaaaagaagaagagagctTGAAAGAAGAGGGCTCTAACTGTGCGTCCAGTTTAGAAGCAGAGAGGAGTAAATGCACTCTGCCAAACACTCCTTTTAACTTTGCCAGTGGGTCTGTGGACAGTGAAAGGAAGGAGGAGGTAAAGGATCAGCCCTGGAGACAGTTGACATGCCAACAAAACATGTCAGATGTGCCTGAAG AATTGAATATGAAAGATGTAAAGAagccaaagaagaagaatggTAGGCGAGGAAGGAACCAGGAGATCCCAGcagagatggcagctgatccaGAGCTGGCTAAGTACTGGGCTCAACGCTACAGACTCTTCTCTCACTTTGATGAAGGGATTAAGCTTGACCGAG AGGGTTGGTTCTCTGTTACTCCGGAGAGGATTGCTGAACACATCGCCCTCAGGGTGGACCACAGCTTTTCTGACTCTCATTTGGTCATAGATGCTTTCTGTGGTGTGGGAGGAAACGCCATCCAGTTCGCTCTCACTGGAAAGAGAG TCTTGGCCATTGATATCGATGCAATACGGTTGGATATGGCTCGACACAATGCTGCGATTTACCGTGTTGCAGACCGAATTGATTTCCTGCAAGGCGACTTCCTTCAACTGGCACCCCGTCTGCGTGGTGATGTGGTCTTCCTGTCACCACCATGGGGAGGACCAGACTACCTGACTGCTGAGGTGTTTGACATAAGTGCCATGATGGAGCCTGATGG ATTTGAGATTTTCCGCCTGGCCAAAATGATATCAGACAACATAGTGTACTTCCTGCCTCGCAATGCTGACATGGATCAG GTGGTATCTTTGGCAGGTCCGGGAGGGAAGGTGGAGGTGGAGCAGAACTTCCTGAATAACAAGCTGAAGACTGTGACTGCTTACTTTGGCAACTTGATAAAGTGTGACAGCAATTAA
- the tgs1 gene encoding trimethylguanosine synthase isoform X2, translating to MMLERSRLTVMADIILSRRHSSNGDETIHCRCSRAFVQDRELYRSDNRQLSDDQTNTKVQEADDKEEEAEKEMLDDETQLMASMGLPLAFVSSSDKRTVGKRSNRMAVTCWEEAAEEEKEELQEALETQDCHDVHGLYESDEPLVCDLWVTGGIQDAGWENYWAQQGETLLWSNWLEKHPETKLLFAVDPGTVTAPWDNPDTKAAWDKHAAETYYSYWELYMYWAAQGWTTEQSVGIGNTGGEEAAGLMDRDIPAQSAGQRKGQTEAQSQKREDDVEVLNDLFEQTCMLKTGDQSDRQCVSVVDPKQQSERELCGSDEPSDGGNDRKRSAASSQQNTAEQTASDPQQAAVRPERQYDARKMPDKGEDDDDDDDKPDRGGYSKLKRSHELDVEESPHLTPEEAWSKLRLKHNPEPQFDSVISFKGRPGPKCKRTRRAVCSINKHTRFSVMDEDSAQPQISTPVCKVKNFLEMVKKATHFDQCEVEGGNSSEVKPPFLVEVIGEEERRRSKELKSVEKEEESLKEEGSNCASSLEAERSKCTLPNTPFNFASGSVDSERKEEVKDQPWRQLTCQQNMSDVPEELNMKDVKKPKKKNGRRGRNQEIPAEMAADPELAKYWAQRYRLFSHFDEGIKLDREGWFSVTPERIAEHIALRVDHSFSDSHLVIDAFCGVGGNAIQFALTGKRVLAIDIDAIRLDMARHNAAIYRVADRIDFLQGDFLQLAPRLRGDVVFLSPPWGGPDYLTAEVFDISAMMEPDGFEIFRLAKMISDNIVYFLPRNADMDQVVSLAGPGGKVEVEQNFLNNKLKTVTAYFGNLIKCDSN from the exons ATGATGCTGGAGCGGAGCAGATTGACAGTGATGGCGGATATCATCTTAAGCAGGAGACACTCGTCTAACGGGGATGAGACGATTCACTGTCGCTGCTCAAGAGCCTTCGTGCA GGATCGAGAATTATATCGTTCTGATAACAGACAGCTCTCCGACGACCAAACAAATACTAAAGTCCAAG AAGCAGACGATAAagaagaggaggcagagaaggaGATGCTGGATGATGAGACTCAGCTTATGGCCAGCATGGGTCTGCCTTTGGCCTTTGTCAGCTCATCTGATAAAAGGACAGTG GGGAAGAGGTCTAACAGGATGGCTGTCACATGCTGGGAAGAAGCAGCTGAAGAAGAGAAAG AAGAGTTACAGGAggcactggaaactcaagactgtcaTGATGTTCATGGTCTTTACGAGT ctGATGAGccgctggtgtgtgatttatggGTGACAGGAGGGATTCAAGATGCTGGGTGGGAAAACTACTGGG CTCAACAAGGAGAAACTCTGCTATGGAGCAACTGGCTTGAGAAACATCCAGAGACTAAACTGCTGTTTGCAGTAGACCCTGGAACAGTGACTGCTCCTTGGGACAACCCAGATACAAAGGCTGCCTGGGACAAGCATGCTGCAGAGACCTATTACTCTTACTGGGAGCTGTACATGTATTGGGCAGCACAAGGCTGGACCACTGAGCAGTCTGTTGGTATTGGGAACACTGGTGGGGAAGAGGCAGCAGGGTTGATGGACAGAGATATTCCAGCACAATCAGCTGGACAAAGGAAGGGGCAAACTGAAGCTCAGAGCCAAAAAAGAGAAGATGACGTTGAGGTTTTGAACGATCTGTTTGAACAAACCTGCATGTTAAAGACAGGTGATCAGAGTGACAGACAGTGCGTGAGTGTGGTTGATCCCAAACAGCAGTCAGAGAGAGAGCTCTGTGGGTCAGATGAGCCTTCTGATGGTGGGAATGATCGCAAGAGATCTGCTGCCTCCTCACAGCAGAACACAGCTGAACAAACGG CTTCAGATCCCCAGCAGGCTGCTGTTAGACCTGAGAGACAGTATGACGCAAGGAAGATGCCAGATAAAggagaggatgatgatgatgatgatgacaaacCGGATCGAGGAGGATACAGTAAACTCAAACGCAG TCATGAGCTGGATGTGGAGGAGAGCCCACATCTGACACCTGAGGAAGCTTGGAGTAAACTCAGACTCAAACACAACCCAGAGCCTCA GTTTGACAGTGTGATAAGCTTTAAAGGCAGACCTGGTCCAAAGTGTAAGAGGACTAGGAGAGCAGTCTGCAGCATCAACAAGCACACCAGGTTCTCTGTGATGGATGAAGATAGCGCACAGCCACAGATCAGCACCCCCGTCTGCAAG GTCAAAAATTTCCTTGAAATGGTCAAGAAAGCGACTCACTTTGACCAGTGTGAGGTGGAAGGAGGAAACTCATCAGAGGTCAAGCCTCCATTTCTTGTAGAAGTGATaggagaagaagagaggaggaggagcaagGAGCTGAAGAGtgttgaaaaagaagaagagagctTGAAAGAAGAGGGCTCTAACTGTGCGTCCAGTTTAGAAGCAGAGAGGAGTAAATGCACTCTGCCAAACACTCCTTTTAACTTTGCCAGTGGGTCTGTGGACAGTGAAAGGAAGGAGGAGGTAAAGGATCAGCCCTGGAGACAGTTGACATGCCAACAAAACATGTCAGATGTGCCTGAAG AATTGAATATGAAAGATGTAAAGAagccaaagaagaagaatggTAGGCGAGGAAGGAACCAGGAGATCCCAGcagagatggcagctgatccaGAGCTGGCTAAGTACTGGGCTCAACGCTACAGACTCTTCTCTCACTTTGATGAAGGGATTAAGCTTGACCGAG AGGGTTGGTTCTCTGTTACTCCGGAGAGGATTGCTGAACACATCGCCCTCAGGGTGGACCACAGCTTTTCTGACTCTCATTTGGTCATAGATGCTTTCTGTGGTGTGGGAGGAAACGCCATCCAGTTCGCTCTCACTGGAAAGAGAG TCTTGGCCATTGATATCGATGCAATACGGTTGGATATGGCTCGACACAATGCTGCGATTTACCGTGTTGCAGACCGAATTGATTTCCTGCAAGGCGACTTCCTTCAACTGGCACCCCGTCTGCGTGGTGATGTGGTCTTCCTGTCACCACCATGGGGAGGACCAGACTACCTGACTGCTGAGGTGTTTGACATAAGTGCCATGATGGAGCCTGATGG ATTTGAGATTTTCCGCCTGGCCAAAATGATATCAGACAACATAGTGTACTTCCTGCCTCGCAATGCTGACATGGATCAG GTGGTATCTTTGGCAGGTCCGGGAGGGAAGGTGGAGGTGGAGCAGAACTTCCTGAATAACAAGCTGAAGACTGTGACTGCTTACTTTGGCAACTTGATAAAGTGTGACAGCAATTAA